A region from the Thauera humireducens genome encodes:
- a CDS encoding FAD/NAD(P)-binding protein: protein MKDASCPPRTRHVVIVGGGFSGTLTAVHLLREAAPEQVCITLIEQHARAARGLAYRIWDDSMLLNVPAGNMSALAEEPGHFLTYCRDIDPAFNEGSFVPRRLFGDYLEHTLRVAELCSATSFTRVRAEAVAVRRMPALRRFEISLDNGAALAADQVVLAPGHVATQTLPVADALAGSGRYVGNPWDYGAMDHVPGGQTVAVLGTGHTAIDALFRLTSRDDARKVYLLSRRGLLPKGHRTRPQPPATMAFPDYLEGLEPTTFAYLRAIRRQIRLLQQEGQNWRDVINGLRPHTAELWRRLPYGERRRFLSRVGPWWDIHRHRLAPTAYRRLQGLLDSAQAEVLAGQVIGMQVQGQGVRVKLKPRDGGPVRELEVAAVVNCTGPDYDVTRLTASRLIVQLREEGYLRPDPLHIGIELDEHYNVIGRDGYRVAGLHYVGPMLRARYWEAIAVPELRRHTQDLARHLLERPA from the coding sequence GTGAAAGATGCGTCCTGTCCGCCGCGCACGCGGCACGTTGTCATTGTCGGCGGTGGGTTCAGCGGCACGCTGACTGCGGTCCATCTGCTGCGTGAGGCAGCGCCGGAGCAGGTTTGCATCACCTTGATCGAGCAGCATGCGCGTGCTGCCCGCGGGTTGGCGTATCGCATCTGGGATGACAGCATGCTGCTCAACGTGCCCGCCGGCAACATGAGCGCACTCGCTGAGGAGCCAGGGCATTTCCTGACCTATTGCCGCGACATCGATCCGGCCTTCAATGAGGGGTCGTTCGTTCCTCGCCGCCTCTTCGGAGACTACCTGGAGCACACGCTGCGCGTTGCTGAGCTCTGCAGCGCAACGTCGTTCACACGCGTTCGTGCCGAGGCCGTGGCGGTGCGGCGAATGCCGGCATTGCGACGCTTCGAGATCAGTTTGGACAATGGTGCTGCGCTCGCGGCCGATCAGGTGGTACTCGCGCCCGGACATGTGGCGACGCAGACCTTGCCCGTCGCTGACGCATTGGCCGGATCGGGTCGCTATGTGGGCAACCCTTGGGATTACGGGGCGATGGATCATGTTCCCGGCGGACAGACCGTTGCGGTGCTTGGCACCGGGCACACCGCGATTGACGCACTGTTCCGCCTGACCAGCCGCGATGACGCGCGCAAGGTCTATCTGCTGTCACGTCGCGGTCTGCTGCCCAAGGGGCACCGTACTCGCCCGCAGCCACCCGCGACGATGGCCTTTCCAGACTATCTGGAGGGGCTGGAGCCGACCACCTTCGCCTACCTGCGAGCCATCCGGCGCCAGATTCGCCTGCTCCAGCAAGAGGGACAGAACTGGCGGGATGTGATCAACGGGCTGCGCCCTCACACCGCCGAGCTCTGGCGCAGGCTGCCGTATGGGGAACGACGACGTTTCCTCTCGCGTGTCGGGCCATGGTGGGACATCCACCGCCATCGTCTCGCGCCGACGGCCTATCGGCGCCTGCAAGGCCTGCTCGATTCCGCGCAGGCCGAGGTCCTTGCCGGGCAGGTCATCGGCATGCAGGTGCAAGGCCAGGGCGTCCGCGTGAAGCTGAAGCCGCGTGATGGCGGCCCGGTGCGCGAACTCGAGGTGGCCGCCGTGGTGAATTGCACCGGCCCCGACTACGACGTCACGCGTCTCACGGCGTCGCGTCTCATCGTGCAACTGCGGGAAGAGGGCTATCTGCGGCCGGATCCGCTGCACATCGGGATCGAATTGGATGAGCACTACAACGTGATCGGCAGGGATGGCTACCGGGTAGCGGGACTGCATTACGTCGGCCCCATGCTGCGAGCGCGCTACTGGGAGGCGATCGCCGTTCCGGAGTTGCGTCGTCACACGCAGGACCTCGCCCGCCATCTGCTGGAACGCCCGGCCTGA
- the chrA gene encoding chromate efflux transporter, with protein sequence MNASPPLTQHPAQPSFREAFLFWLKLGFISFGGPAGQIAIMHQELVENRRWISERRFLHALNYCMVLPGPEAQQLAIYIGWLLHRTWGGIVAGTLFVLPSLFILAALTYIYLAFGDLTLVQGIFNGIKPAVVAIVVFAAWRIGSRALKNRLLWALAAVSFVAIFIFGIPFPYIVVGAGLLGALGGKLAPDKFRVGGGHAGADKDYGPALIDDNTPPLPHTRFSWTYLVTLIVAAAILWGAAMAVLDEPVLRTMGEFFTKAALVTFGGAYAVLPYVYQGGVDTYGWLTGTQMIDGLALGETTPGPLIMVVAFVGFVGAWTKEIFGPDALLLAGFVGASVATFFTFLPSFVFILAGAPLVESTHGDLKFTAPLTGITAAVVGVILNLALFFGWHVIFPHATEAAPFSGGFEWFYALISLGAFIALWKYKQDVMSVIAACASIGLVQALI encoded by the coding sequence ATGAATGCCAGCCCACCGCTGACTCAGCACCCCGCCCAGCCCTCCTTCCGCGAAGCCTTCCTGTTCTGGCTGAAGCTCGGCTTCATCAGCTTCGGCGGCCCTGCCGGGCAGATCGCGATCATGCATCAGGAGCTGGTCGAGAATCGGCGCTGGATCTCGGAGCGGCGCTTTCTGCATGCGCTCAATTACTGCATGGTGCTGCCCGGGCCCGAGGCGCAGCAGCTTGCCATCTACATCGGCTGGCTGCTGCATCGGACCTGGGGCGGCATCGTCGCCGGCACGCTGTTCGTGCTGCCATCGCTGTTCATCCTGGCAGCGCTGACCTACATCTACCTGGCCTTCGGCGACCTGACTCTCGTGCAGGGCATCTTCAATGGCATCAAGCCTGCGGTGGTGGCGATTGTGGTGTTCGCCGCCTGGCGCATCGGCTCGCGGGCCTTGAAGAACCGGCTGCTGTGGGCGCTCGCGGCGGTGTCCTTCGTGGCCATCTTCATCTTCGGCATACCCTTTCCCTACATCGTCGTCGGCGCCGGCCTGCTCGGCGCGCTCGGCGGCAAACTGGCGCCGGACAAGTTCAGGGTCGGCGGCGGACATGCTGGCGCCGACAAGGACTACGGCCCCGCCCTGATCGATGACAACACTCCACCCCTGCCCCATACGCGCTTCAGCTGGACCTACCTCGTCACACTGATTGTTGCGGCGGCGATCCTCTGGGGCGCGGCGATGGCCGTGCTCGACGAACCGGTGCTGCGTACCATGGGCGAGTTCTTCACCAAGGCCGCGCTCGTCACCTTCGGCGGTGCCTATGCCGTGCTGCCCTACGTCTATCAGGGCGGCGTCGACACCTACGGCTGGCTCACCGGCACACAGATGATCGATGGTCTGGCCCTGGGCGAGACCACGCCCGGGCCGCTGATCATGGTGGTCGCCTTCGTCGGCTTCGTGGGTGCCTGGACCAAGGAAATCTTCGGTCCCGATGCCCTGTTGCTGGCGGGCTTCGTCGGCGCATCGGTGGCCACTTTCTTCACCTTCCTGCCGAGCTTCGTATTCATTCTCGCAGGGGCGCCGCTGGTGGAGTCCACCCACGGCGACCTGAAATTCACCGCACCGCTCACCGGCATCACGGCCGCCGTGGTCGGGGTGATACTCAACCTTGCATTGTTCTTCGGCTGGCACGTGATCTTCCCGCACGCGACCGAGGCTGCACCATTCTCAGGTGGCTTCGAATGGTTCTACGCCTTGATTTCGCTGGGAGCCTTCATCGCACTGTGGAAGTACAAGCAGGACGTCATGAGCGTAATCGCTGCGTGCGCTTCCATCGGCCTCGTGCAAGCCCTCATCTGA
- a CDS encoding ABC transporter permease — translation MPTPLTLPVLGLALAAALWAVATLLLATDTPILANFAPVEALRALARLVVDPLMWDHIGVSLQRVAVGLGVALAIGVPLGILTGVSRVFAQTTTPLFQFLRMISPLSWMPIAVMVLGVGDAPVYFLLAFAAVWPILLNTAAGVAQLDRNWLMLARSLSATRFETIFRVVLPGIVAHILSGVRLAIGIIWIILVPAEMLGVSAGLGYFILDARDRLAYPDLMAAILIIGALGFALDHAARWLYARWLHKR, via the coding sequence ATGCCCACACCGCTGACCCTCCCCGTCCTCGGCCTCGCGCTGGCTGCCGCCCTGTGGGCGGTAGCCACCCTGCTGCTGGCCACCGACACGCCAATCCTCGCCAACTTCGCTCCGGTGGAGGCACTACGGGCACTTGCCAGGCTGGTGGTCGACCCGCTGATGTGGGATCACATCGGCGTCAGCCTGCAGCGGGTGGCAGTCGGCCTCGGGGTGGCGCTCGCGATCGGCGTGCCGCTGGGCATCCTCACCGGCGTGTCGCGCGTGTTCGCGCAGACGACCACGCCGCTGTTCCAGTTCCTGCGCATGATCTCGCCACTGTCGTGGATGCCGATCGCAGTCATGGTGCTGGGCGTGGGCGACGCGCCGGTGTATTTCCTGCTCGCCTTCGCTGCCGTGTGGCCGATCCTGCTCAACACCGCGGCCGGCGTCGCGCAGCTCGATCGCAACTGGCTGATGCTCGCACGCAGCCTGTCTGCCACCCGCTTCGAGACCATCTTCCGCGTCGTGCTGCCGGGCATCGTCGCCCACATCCTGAGCGGGGTGCGGCTCGCGATCGGCATCATCTGGATCATTCTGGTGCCCGCGGAGATGCTCGGGGTGTCGGCCGGGCTGGGCTATTTCATTCTCGACGCCCGCGACCGCCTCGCCTACCCAGACCTGATGGCGGCGATCCTGATCATCGGCGCGCTGGGTTTCGCGCTCGACCATGCGGCACGGTGGCTGTACGCCCGCTGGCTGCACAAGCGCTGA
- a CDS encoding ABC transporter substrate-binding protein, with protein MDYKPATRPHICLSSDCGCGMTRRDFLRLSALTGAGLAVPMLRAGDAMAQAAKGDDVPVRIGYLPITDATPLLVAHARKLFEAEGLRTEAPRLFRSWAQIVEAFVSGQVNVIHLLSPTTLWVRYGTNFPAKVVAWNHMNGSALTVAHDINKVTDLGGKTVAIPFWYSIHNILLQKLLVANGLTAVTRPRGTSIAANEVNLIVLPPAEMVSALAGKGIAGFIVADPFNAAAEINKVGKVLRFSGDVWKDHACCVTFLSERDIAERPQWAQRVTNAIVKAQLWTRGNQLEAAKLLAANGDNRYTPHTVEVLAKVLSATDYKIYEDSGVARNKGWHQRRIDFQPYPFPSYTEELVRSLLTTKVEGDASFLAKLDPAFVARDLVDDRFVRVAIDAVGGPQVFGLPANLLRQETIVV; from the coding sequence ATGGACTACAAACCCGCCACCCGACCCCACATCTGCCTGTCGTCCGACTGCGGCTGCGGCATGACCCGCCGCGACTTCCTGCGCCTGTCTGCCCTGACCGGCGCAGGCCTCGCCGTGCCCATGCTGCGCGCGGGCGACGCCATGGCACAGGCCGCCAAAGGTGACGACGTGCCGGTCAGGATCGGGTACCTGCCGATCACCGATGCGACGCCGCTACTGGTCGCGCATGCGCGCAAGCTCTTCGAAGCCGAAGGCCTGCGCACCGAAGCGCCGCGCCTTTTCCGAAGCTGGGCGCAGATCGTCGAGGCTTTCGTCTCCGGCCAGGTGAATGTCATCCACCTGTTGTCGCCGACGACCCTGTGGGTGCGCTACGGCACCAACTTCCCGGCCAAAGTGGTGGCCTGGAACCACATGAACGGCTCGGCGCTGACCGTCGCACACGACATCAACAAGGTGACGGACCTCGGCGGCAAGACGGTAGCGATCCCGTTCTGGTACTCGATCCACAACATCCTGCTGCAGAAGCTGCTGGTGGCCAACGGCCTGACCGCGGTGACCCGACCGCGCGGCACCTCGATCGCAGCCAACGAGGTCAACCTGATCGTGCTGCCGCCGGCGGAGATGGTGTCGGCGCTGGCCGGCAAGGGCATCGCCGGCTTCATCGTCGCCGACCCTTTCAATGCCGCGGCCGAGATCAACAAGGTCGGCAAGGTGCTGCGCTTCTCCGGCGACGTCTGGAAGGACCACGCCTGCTGCGTGACCTTCCTGTCCGAACGCGACATCGCCGAACGCCCGCAGTGGGCCCAGCGCGTCACCAACGCGATCGTCAAGGCCCAGCTGTGGACGCGCGGCAACCAGCTCGAGGCGGCCAAGCTACTTGCCGCCAATGGCGACAACCGCTACACGCCGCACACGGTCGAGGTGCTGGCGAAGGTGCTGTCCGCCACCGACTACAAGATCTACGAGGACAGCGGCGTGGCCCGCAACAAGGGCTGGCACCAGCGCCGCATCGATTTCCAGCCCTACCCCTTCCCGTCCTACACCGAAGAGCTGGTGCGCAGCCTGCTCACCACCAAGGTCGAAGGCGATGCGAGTTTCCTCGCCAAGCTCGACCCAGCCTTCGTGGCGCGCGACCTGGTCGATGACCGCTTCGTGCGCGTGGCAATCGACGCCGTAGGCGGTCCGCAGGTCTTTGGCCTGCCGGCCAACCTGCTGCGGCAGGAAACCATCGTGGTCTGA
- a CDS encoding ABC transporter ATP-binding protein, translating to MNAPQPLASTLGRDPAGEQVLSAERLSFAYAKAGPTFEDVSIGIGRREIVCLLGGSGCGKSTLLRVLAGLETARAGAVRFLGQPLHQPHPRSALVFQQASLLPWLNVFDNASFGLDFKHQPAIDAAARKARVQEALAAVGLAGREQAWPAELSGGQAQRVALARALAREPELLFADEPFSALDAITRAEMQRLLVEVVHRWHAAVLLVTHDIDEAILVADRILLMAGKPGHIHREWAVDIPHPREDHPAAVTTLRMQVLTALRATAEGAAATLAPAPNDS from the coding sequence ATGAACGCGCCGCAGCCGCTTGCCTCAACCCTCGGCAGGGATCCCGCCGGCGAACAGGTGCTCTCCGCGGAGCGCCTGTCCTTCGCCTACGCGAAAGCCGGCCCCACCTTCGAGGACGTCTCGATCGGCATCGGTCGGCGCGAGATCGTCTGCCTGCTGGGTGGCAGCGGCTGCGGCAAATCGACCTTGCTGCGCGTGCTCGCCGGCCTGGAAACAGCCAGAGCCGGGGCAGTGCGCTTTCTTGGCCAGCCCTTGCACCAGCCGCATCCACGCAGCGCGCTGGTGTTTCAGCAGGCCAGCCTGCTGCCCTGGCTGAACGTGTTCGATAACGCCAGCTTCGGGCTGGACTTCAAGCACCAGCCCGCCATCGACGCCGCCGCCCGCAAGGCGCGCGTGCAGGAGGCGCTGGCCGCCGTTGGTCTGGCTGGGCGCGAGCAGGCCTGGCCCGCCGAGCTGTCCGGCGGGCAGGCCCAGCGTGTCGCGCTGGCCCGCGCGCTGGCCCGGGAGCCCGAGCTGTTGTTCGCCGACGAGCCCTTCTCGGCCCTGGACGCGATCACCCGCGCCGAAATGCAGCGGCTGCTGGTGGAGGTCGTTCACCGCTGGCATGCGGCCGTGCTGCTCGTCACCCACGACATCGACGAGGCCATCCTCGTCGCCGATCGCATTCTGCTGATGGCCGGCAAACCCGGCCACATCCACCGTGAGTGGGCGGTCGACATTCCGCATCCGCGCGAAGACCACCCCGCAGCGGTCACCACGCTGCGGATGCAGGTCCTGACTGCCCTGCGCGCAACGGCCGAGGGCGCTGCCGCCACGCTCGCGCCAGCGCCGAACGACTCCTGA
- a CDS encoding acyl-CoA dehydrogenase family protein has translation MNARIDAVDADLSWFSINAEAYNLGAADADQLVPELGRRGLFRIGVPQSLGGDGGATFDGVEAIAAIAERSLTAAFVFWGQRTFIEYLLQSPNTQLRERWLPALLTGEFAGATGLSNAMKFLSGIESLQLRATQHGARWELDGRLPWVTNLRKAGFIVAAAVERSDGATPMVVALTDSQQGVARSADLDLVALRGSNTAAIDVSAADIGPEHVLHEDARSFCPGVRPAFLSLQLGMSIGLARVALRTAAQHGQGAHRILLPRVGEVSAELEQLVGAVRDGLASRRFVAEPAALFRIRIRLAEIVQSALGLELDASGGRAYLRDQNRDFARRWVEGAFIPVITPSLTQLQGELAKQAGACKA, from the coding sequence ATGAACGCGCGCATCGATGCGGTCGACGCCGACCTCAGCTGGTTCTCCATCAACGCCGAGGCCTACAACCTCGGTGCGGCCGACGCCGACCAGCTCGTCCCGGAACTGGGCCGGCGCGGGCTGTTTCGCATCGGCGTGCCCCAGTCTCTGGGCGGGGACGGCGGCGCCACCTTCGACGGCGTCGAGGCGATCGCCGCCATTGCCGAGCGCTCGCTGACCGCAGCCTTCGTGTTCTGGGGCCAGCGCACCTTCATCGAATACCTGCTGCAGTCGCCCAACACGCAACTGCGCGAGCGCTGGCTGCCGGCACTGCTGACGGGCGAATTCGCCGGCGCCACCGGACTGTCGAACGCGATGAAGTTCCTCTCGGGCATCGAATCGCTGCAGCTGCGGGCGACGCAGCACGGTGCGCGTTGGGAGCTCGATGGCCGTCTGCCGTGGGTGACAAACCTGCGCAAGGCCGGCTTCATCGTCGCGGCCGCTGTCGAACGCAGCGATGGCGCAACACCGATGGTCGTCGCGCTCACCGACAGCCAGCAAGGCGTGGCGCGCAGCGCGGACCTCGACCTGGTGGCGCTGCGCGGCAGCAACACCGCGGCCATCGATGTGAGCGCCGCCGACATCGGCCCCGAGCACGTGCTGCACGAGGATGCGCGCAGTTTCTGCCCCGGCGTGCGTCCGGCCTTCCTGTCACTGCAACTGGGGATGTCGATCGGCCTTGCGCGCGTGGCGCTGCGCACCGCCGCCCAGCACGGCCAGGGTGCCCATCGCATCCTGCTGCCGCGTGTCGGCGAAGTCTCGGCCGAACTCGAACAACTCGTCGGCGCGGTCCGCGACGGGCTGGCGAGCCGCCGCTTCGTGGCCGAGCCGGCCGCGCTGTTCCGCATCCGCATCCGGCTTGCCGAGATCGTGCAGAGCGCGCTCGGGCTGGAACTCGACGCCAGCGGAGGACGCGCCTACCTGCGCGACCAGAACCGTGACTTCGCGCGGCGTTGGGTAGAGGGTGCTTTCATCCCGGTGATCACCCCCAGCCTCACGCAATTGCAGGGCGAACTCGCCAAGCAGGCCGGAGCCTGCAAAGCATGA
- a CDS encoding carboxymuconolactone decarboxylase family protein, whose protein sequence is MSRLPLQSLETAPEASRPFIERALANNGFVPNLIGVLANAPTAVETYFTVGEINGRASLTLAEREVVQITAASVHGCEFCVSGHSAIALKKAGFERATVVALQQRGATGNPRYDALVAFTRAVIVSRGNVGDGELKAFLNAGFNQAQALEVVLGISLATLCNFANNLAASEINPQLQDFRPGVLQP, encoded by the coding sequence ATGTCCCGCCTGCCCCTGCAAAGCCTCGAAACGGCCCCCGAAGCCAGCCGTCCTTTCATCGAGCGCGCACTCGCCAACAACGGCTTCGTGCCCAACCTGATCGGCGTGCTGGCCAACGCACCCACCGCGGTGGAAACCTACTTCACCGTCGGCGAGATCAATGGTCGCGCCAGCCTGACGCTGGCCGAGCGCGAAGTGGTGCAGATCACCGCCGCCAGCGTGCACGGCTGCGAGTTCTGCGTGAGCGGACATTCGGCGATCGCGCTGAAGAAGGCGGGCTTCGAACGCGCCACGGTGGTGGCACTGCAGCAGCGCGGCGCCACCGGCAATCCGCGCTATGACGCACTCGTCGCCTTCACCCGCGCGGTCATCGTCAGTCGCGGCAACGTCGGCGATGGCGAACTGAAGGCCTTCCTCAACGCAGGCTTCAACCAAGCCCAAGCGCTCGAAGTCGTGCTCGGCATCAGCCTGGCGACGCTTTGCAACTTCGCCAACAACCTGGCGGCCAGCGAGATCAACCCGCAGCTGCAGGACTTCCGCCCGGGGGTACTGCAGCCATGA
- a CDS encoding amidohydrolase family protein codes for MKVIDLRCRPAFLHDFFGATPGTPEYETARWLNRRVGTRGSDEHFTRSHTQDGFLAEVREAGLTKAVVVGRHTPAQHLPIELIHRITHGHDELLGIAGVDPVIQGRAAVDEAERAIRELGLAGIDIEPGFGSPARHVDDPAYFPIYEVCAQLGVPVFLMTGPTTPDPRFNDPAPLANVARAFPQLPIVCYHGWWPNMAQAIGLAFRYENIHLVPDMYLFVAGSKGYVEAANGFMADQLLFGSSYPFRPIRQSIDDFLALGLNASALDKALYGNAARLFRL; via the coding sequence ATGAAAGTCATCGACCTGCGCTGCCGCCCGGCCTTCCTGCACGACTTCTTCGGCGCCACGCCCGGCACGCCCGAGTACGAGACCGCGCGCTGGCTCAACCGGCGCGTGGGCACCCGCGGCAGTGATGAACACTTCACCCGCTCGCACACGCAGGACGGCTTCCTCGCCGAAGTACGCGAGGCCGGTCTGACCAAGGCGGTCGTCGTCGGCCGCCACACGCCCGCCCAGCACCTGCCGATCGAGCTGATCCACCGCATCACGCACGGCCACGACGAGCTGCTCGGCATCGCCGGCGTCGATCCGGTGATCCAGGGCCGTGCCGCGGTGGATGAAGCCGAACGCGCGATCCGCGAACTCGGGCTGGCGGGCATCGACATCGAGCCGGGCTTCGGCAGCCCGGCGCGCCATGTCGACGACCCAGCCTACTTTCCCATCTACGAGGTGTGCGCACAGCTGGGCGTGCCGGTGTTCCTGATGACCGGCCCGACCACGCCCGACCCGCGCTTCAACGATCCGGCGCCGCTGGCCAACGTGGCACGCGCGTTTCCGCAACTGCCCATCGTCTGTTACCACGGCTGGTGGCCGAACATGGCGCAGGCCATTGGTCTCGCTTTTCGCTACGAGAACATCCACCTCGTGCCCGACATGTACCTGTTCGTCGCTGGCAGCAAGGGCTATGTCGAGGCGGCAAACGGCTTCATGGCCGACCAGCTCCTGTTCGGCTCGTCCTACCCCTTCCGCCCGATCCGCCAGTCGATCGACGATTTTCTGGCGCTGGGACTGAACGCTTCGGCGCTCGACAAGGCGCTGTATGGCAACGCAGCGCGGCTGTTCAGGCTGTAA